TACGCATACTTATCGTTGACGACGAGGAGGCCAATCGCGTCACGCTCGAAGCCGTTCTTTCCCGAGAACCCAACTACCATCTCCACTTCGCGACCAACGGTGCCGAGGCACTGCTGCTTGCTGAAAAAATCGTGCCCGATCTGGTGCTGCTGGATGTGATGATGCCCGACATGGACGGCTTTGCCGTCTGCCGTCACATCCGAGCCCATCCGCGTCTCAGTCCCGTCCCCATCATCATGCTCACGGCGCTGAACGACCAGGCATCGCGCCTCGTCGGCATCAACGCCGGAGCCGATGACTTCATTTCAAAACCTTACGCCTTCGCGGAACTCCGCGCGCGTGTGCGCACAATCACCCGGCTCAATCGTTTCCGGGTTATCGCCGAACAACGCGCCCGCTTTGAGCGCCTCTTTGCCATCACACCGTCGGCCATCGTCATCGTCTCCCCCGACGGAGTTATCTCCGCAGTCAACGATCTCGCCGCCGCGTTGCTCGCGCCCCTTGATGTCTCTCCGGTGGAAAACCGTCCACTCTTCACTGGCATGCCTGCCGATGCCGCCGCCCGACTCGCGGAAATCATCGCCATCACCTGCCGCGACGATACCCCGGGCCCCGCTTCCGAGTTCTCCGTCTCCTTCTCAGAATGCGCCCGCGTCTTTTCCGTCAAGTCAACGCGCCTCAAGGAAAACGGCCACGTCTTTGCATTGCTTGTCCTTCACGACATCACCGCCGAGGTGCGCGCACGTGAAGAACTCGTCACGTTGAACACCCGGCTCGATGCCCTCGTGCGAGACCGCACCGCGCAACTCGAAACCGCCAACGAGCTACTGCTCTCCTACACCGCGTTTGTATCCCACGATTTGCGCTCTCCTCTGTCTGTAATCCGCGCCTACCTGTCGATGCTCGCGGACGGCGCCATACCCGTTTCCGCAGAGGCTCGCTCCATGATCAAGGAAGCCTTCGTAGCCAGCGGCATGATGGAAGACATGATCGCCAACATCCTCACGATGGCATCCGACGACCACCACGCGCGCCTGCCCGACAAAGCCATCGATCCACGTCCCATTCTTGAAAAACTAGCGTGGAAACTCGCCTCCTTTGTGCCCAAACCGCGCCCTACGATCACCGTGGGCCCGCTCCCCCTGATCTTCGCCTCCGCACCGTTGGTTGAACGCGTGTTCTACAATCTGATTTCCAACGCCATCAAATACGCCGCCAAGGATCGGGCGATCGTCATCGAGATCGGCTCCACGACCACCGCGACCGGCACCGCCATCCACGTGCGCGACAACGGCGTCGGCTTCGATTCCGCTCATGCTGAAAAACTATTCCGCTCCTTTTCACGTCTTCCCGGCTCGGAGGTATGCGACGGCATGGGACTCGGCCTTTCCCTTATCTCCCGTCTGATCGGCGCACATCACGGTCGTATCTGGGCCGATGGTCGCCCCGGCGAGGGCGCCACGTTCTTCGTGGAATTTAAAGAAAATGCCACCGTCGTCGCCGCATGATACGCCTTCACTTCCGTTCACTCCTCCCGGCCGCCGGCATTATGCTCGGTCTCTCCTGCCTGCTGGTAGCATGCAATCCCGCCCATAAAACAAGCGACGTTTCCCACGAAGTTTCCTTCGTCGCCGAGAAGCTCGACACGGACTTTCTCCACGTTCGCACCGAAGTTGAAAAACTCGCCGCCCAAGTCGCCGCACTTTATCCGCGCCGCAAGGAACTCGCCGCCCTGGCCGATGCGTCTCTCTACGCGTTTTCGCCCGACGGTTCTTTCTATAAAAAGACGCACACCGGTGGCGCATCCTTGTGGATCTCCGCCGTGGTTCCCATCACGCCCGAGGTTCGCGAAGTGGCGTATTTCACCGAGGCGATCGATCCCGAACTCGTGCGCCTGTGCCGTGACAATGCCGCGATCTGCCAGGCCTACTACAACGACCGTCACTCGCTCAACCGCATGTATCCCTGGCTCGACGTGGTCGCCCAGTTTCCGGCGCGCATGAACATACCTGAGTTCAACTTTTATTACCTCGCCGATGCCGTGCACAACCCGGGTAAAACGGGCGTCTGGGTCGACGAACCCTACGTCGATCCCGCCGGCGGTGGCTGGATGGTCAGCGCCATCGCTCCGGTATATGTCGACGGCGTGCTGGAGGGCGTGGCCGGACTCGACGTGAGCATCTCCGCCTTGGTCGACCTCTACTTCAGTAAATCCGACGATTCCGTCGTGATCATATCCCGTTCAGGCGTGATCGTCGCCGCCACCGAGGCCGCCATCCAGGATTTGGAGATGCCACCTCTGCGGAACCATAAATACCTCGAGACCGTGAAGCTGGATACGTTCAGACCGGACGAATACAACATCCGCAAGAGCACCCTGCGCCCGATTCGCGAACTCGCGAGGCGCCTGCTCGACGGACACGAAACCCACATCGAACTCGAGCTGAATGGCCGCCCGCACATCGCCTGCGCCGCCCCGGTCACCGCGATAGGCTGGATCGTAATCGAATTATCGTCACCTCACCACGCACGGTGAACTCCACCGCCTCACCCAAATCCGTATTATGGCCGGCCGCCTTGCTTGCCGCCGTGGCACTGGGTGTGGTCATCGCGGGCGCGTTCATCATCAATCGCCAGTTGCGTGATCACGAACGCCAGCGCGCGTCCCACGAAGCCCGCCAGCTTGCCTTTGGTATTTCGCGACAAGTCTCCGATCAATTGTGGCGCGTGCACGAGGATTTCGTTTTCTCCCTCACCAATCTGCCTTACGAGCGCCTGCTCGACCATGGAGAGGTTTCGTCCGCGACGTTGGTGCCGCTGCGCCGGTTTCTTTCCCTCAATCCCAATCTGCTTCGCACGCTCATCGTCACCGGTCCCGACGGACAAAGCCGCTCACTGACATTAACCGGGAAAAACGAATTCCATCTCTCCCCTCTGGCGGAAACCGGCCTCCCCACGGCGACGCCAGAAAAAATCATCATCGGCGGCGTCATCCAGGAGGGAACCGGATCCATCCGCGCCTACGTTTCCGCCGTGGTCGACCCGCGCCTTTTCTGGACCGAGGCGCTCACCACGTTTTCACTCAGTCATCCGGGTTTCTGGGCCGGACTGCTCGACACCGATGGACGTGTGGTGGCCACTCGTAATAACGGCCGGGCGGCCGCTGCCCCCGTGTTCACCCCGTCCGATACCCTCGCATTGCAGAACGACGCGAGCGAAGGCTTCGAGGGCCGCGGATTCTATGAAGTCATGCTGGATGGAGAATCTCATCACTTCATATCCGCCTACGCACCTGCGAGCCTCGAGACGTGGCGCGGCTTGGTGATGATTTCCATCGATGAGCAAACCGTGCTCGGTCCCGCGGGCGACGCCCTCAACTTGCTCGCCATCATGGCCGGCGTGCTCGTTCTGGTGTTCCTTGCGGTTTTTTATCTCTTCACCCGGCACTCTCTGCGCAACCAGATCCAGCTCGAAGACAGCCGGCGGCGCATCGCGACCGTGCTGAACACGGTCCAAAGCGGCATCCTGCTCATTCATTCCCACACCGGCCGCATCACTGAGGTAAACGCCTCCGCCATCGCCCTGCTCGGTATATCCGCAGATGAGGTCCTCGGGCAGCCGATCGACACCATCCTCCCGCCCGCTTCCACCGCCGCGTTCTTCAGGGCGGGCGCCGGCGCCGGCTTTGAAGTGAAGATCAGCCTTCGCTCTGGGAGCGTCCGGCATGTGCTCGCGACGAGCGGCGAGTTGAATGTATCCGGAAGCCACTACCGGCTCTGTTCCTTCGTCGACATCACCCCGCTTAAGGAAACCGAGTCGCGGCTCCAGGAAACCCTGCGGCGCGCCGAGCAATCCGCCCGCGACGCCGAGGCAGCCAATACGGCCAAAAGCGCCTTCCTAGCGATGATGAGCCATGAATTGCGCACACCGCTCAACTCCATACTCGGTCTCTCCGAATCCCTGATCGAACGCCTGCACGGACCGCTCAGCGACAAGCAGGATCGTTACCTGCATCTCGTGCTCACCAGTGGTCGCCACCTGCTTTCGCTCATCAATGACATCCTCGACCTCGCCAAAATCGAGTCCGGCCGCGAAGACCTGCAACTTGTCCCCTGCCAGATCGGCGCGTTCTGCAACAGCGCCTTGGAAGTCATCCAGCCCATGGTAACGAAACGGGGGCAATCCATCTCGGTCGAGCTGCCTTCCAGCCCGCTTTATGTTAGTGCCGATGGTCGCCGACTTCAGCAGATCTTGGTGAACCTGCTTGGTAACGCCGTCAAGTTCACCCCCGTTGGCGGCCGTCTAGGTCTGCGCGTCGAAGCCACCTCCAGCCACGTTACCCTGTGCGTGTGGGATGAGGGCATCGGTATTGGCAGCACGGATCTCGCGCGTATTTTCAAGCCGTTCGTGCAACTCGATGCCCGTCTCGCGCGCGAATACGGCGGCACCGGCCTCGGTCTCGCTTTGGTCAAACAACTGGTCGCCCTCCACCACGGGAACATCGATGTCACCAGCACCGCCGGCGAGGGTTCCTGCTTCACCGTCACTCTGCCGCTATGCGCGCCACCCGCGCCGCCGCTGTCGAACCCACCGTTCGCTGATCCAGAAGAGTCTTCACTGGTTGTTCCTGACCCAGCTGCCGGCAAAATCCTCGTCCTGCTCGCCGAGGATACCGAGTTCAACATCATCCCCATCCGCGACTACTTGCAGATCATGGGTTGCCGCGTGGAGATCGCCGAAAACGGAGCGGTCGCCGTTCAAAAAACCGTCAGCCTGCGACCCGACATCGTGCTCATGGATGTGCAAATGCCCGTGATGGACGGTATCGAGGCGATCAAGAACATCCGCTCGTTGCCCGATGCCGTCCTCGCCGCCATTCCGATCATTGCGGTGACCGCGTTGGCCATGCCCAGCGACCGCGAACTCTGCCTGAACGCCGGTGCCACGGACTACATCGCCAAGCCCATAAGCCTGAGGATGCTTTACACCCGCATCATGGAGATCCTGACCGATGAGCGATCATCTCCATAAACCCCGCTTCCGATAAATCGCTCTTCGGAATATGTCTCTTCGCTTTACACACGCCCCCCGGCCTCCTCATTCCAGCGGGAACGATGAAAAGCAAAACGGCCCGGCATAAGCCGGGCCGTTTGATCCGTATCTTTTCGTAGATGAACTAGACTCCGCCCCGCACCACCCGATCGAGCGAATCCGCCACGTCGCGCATGGCATCTGTGCGTCGAGTCAGCTCGTTGGCCGAAGCCGATGTCTGTTCAGCCATGGCCGCGTTTTGCTGGGTAAGTTTGTCCAGATCCGAAACCGAGCGCGCCACTTGGCCAAGCCCGGTGCGCTGCTCTACGGAAGCAGCCGCGATCTCGGTGATGATATCCGCCACCTCACGCACGCGGGCGACAATTTCACCCAAATTAACACCCACTTTTCCGGTCAGTTCCGCACCCGTGGCGCTGCGCTTCTGAGCGTCTTCGATCTTGATAGCGGTCTCTCTTGCGGCAGCAGCGCTGCGTTGCGCCAGCGCCCGCACCTCGTCGGCCACCACCGCGAATCCCGCACCCGCCTCCCCTGCACGGGCCGCCTCGACCGCCGCGTTCAACGCAAGAATGTTCGTCTGAAACGCGATCTCGTCGATCGTCTTGAGGATCGCCGCGATGTTATCCGATGCCGTGCGGATGGCCGCCATGGCACCGCTGAGCTCGGCCATCCCGGTGGTGCCCGCTTCAGCGGCATCGCGCGCACGGCTGGAAAGACCTCGTGCCTGCTCGGCGCGATCGGCATTGGCCGAGGTGACGCTGGAGATTTCCTCCAACGCGGCGGAACTGGTCTCCAACGCGGCCGCGCTAGATGAAGCCCCGGTCGCCAGCGAGATGCTGGCCTGTGCAAATTGTGCGGAGGCACTGCGCACACCCTCGGTCTCCTGGCCCAACGAGGCCGAGAGACGCAGAACCGGCCGCACCACTTGATAGCGGGCGATCAGAAAGGCGGCACCTCCACCCACCAGCAGCGATGCGCCAAACACGATGAAATTGAGCCGGCGTTGACGGCCTGATTCGTCCTTCATCGACTTGAGATCGTTGGTCAGTTCCTGCACGGTCGCCTGCTCGAGAGCAGCCAGCGCCTTGACCGTCTTTCCCACGACACTGTTGAAATCGGCAATGCGTTTTTGCACCTCGGCATCAGCGGCGCCTTTCGCCGCCACGGCGGCAAAAACAGGCTGTGCCTGCTCCGTAAACAACTGCAGCGCGTCGGTTGCGGTTTTCACCTCTTCGGTCCCCGAATCCAACGCGATGTGATGGCGTTCCGCCAGTTTCAACAAATCGGCCGTGTGCGCGGCTGCGGTTTTCACCGACACGAGCATATCGGCATCGCCCGTGAGCATCGCGTTCTGGTGATTCTGCACAGCCGCGTCGAAAACGAAACGGGCTTCCCGGATCTCAAGCGCACCAGGCACGGCCTCGTTGGCCAGCAGGATGAGCTCTCCTTCCTTGTGAAGGTCCCCGATGGTGCCGAGGGTGACGGTCAGCGTATAACCGAGCGCAAACACCGAAACGGCGGCGGCGATTTTAAGACCAATACTAAAGGAACGGGACATGATGGGTGAGTTACGGACGGATTAAAAAATTAAACCCGTCGCACGGCCCTGCCTGCATGCCCCCAAGGGGGGCACGCCTACCGGAATGCAGCGCGACGGGATGAGGGGTTATTTGATGGAAAGCACCTTCACGCGGTCGGTGACTGCGGAGGCGGATACATAGCCCAGTGCACCCGGTGTCTTGGCGACATACTCGATCATGGCTGCCTCGTCGGCGGCCTGCATCGGCATGAAGCCCTTGCCGGTGAAAACCAGTTTCTTCCAATATTTTTCAAACTGGTCGGCGGAACGCTGCGCATAGGTCTGCATGACCGAATCATGCGCTGGTCCGGCGGTGAGCACGGCCAGCTTGATGAGGCCGCCGCCGTCCCACTTGGTTTTGTTACCCAGCAGCACAGCTTTGAGATCGTCTGCTGAAAGCGACGCATCGGCACCTTGGGGATTGACGATAAAGGCCACGTCGTCAGCGCGTGCCGCGGCGGTCATGCCGAGCAGAAGAGCGAGGAATAAAAAATAACGGGACATGGAATGGTTGGGTTGAGGTGAAGGTCGCAACTCACGCTTAGAAGCTGAGGGTCGTTTTCAGCACCAAGTAGTTCCACGTCTTGTCTGACGCACCGGGATTAAGGTCGCCGGAAGAACCGAGATTATTAATGCCGTCCATGAAGTGGACTTCGGCTTTCACTAACCACCAAGGTTGGATCGCATACGAAGCGGCGAAGGCGGCATCTTTGTCGACCCCCGATGTCTCATAGTCGCTGTAGCAATAGTAGACGCCGAAACCAAGCTTGTCCGTGGCCTGATAGGTAAGCTGCGCATAAGCGTGATCCTCGGTCGAAGAAGAGCTCGGCACAGGAAAATTGGTCACATCAACCGTTACGTCGGAATGTTTGTATTCGACGGTGGCGATCCATTTTCCCCGGGTGTATTCAATCGATAAAACCTGCGCCTGGTAATCTATCTCGGTAATCGCAGGACCGGTTTGACTGTCGATCTTCGGAGCTTTCTGAAACGTATAACCGAAGCGAAGTCCGTCGACCGGAGCATTCCAGACCAGCGAGGCACCATAGACCTGCTGGATGTCCAGCTTGCTGGAACCCAAACCCTTCATGAAGGGCATGTCTTTATCCAACGGCTGCATCATGCCGGCATAGGCTTGGTAATCAAAGCTGCCGGCTTTCCCGCCGGGAATGTTTCCATAAACCGAAGCACCATCGTAGTTGGCACCGAACGAACGGCCCGCGCGCGGATAAAAATTAAGCGGAAGGGAGGCAAAAACACGAACCTGATCGAGGTCCTGCACTTCGTTATAAAAACCGCTGGGGAGTTTGTTGCGCCCCACACGCACACCGACTTCTTGCCGGAAGGAGTAGTCGATATTGGCGAAATCCACTGTCAGATCCGAGTAGCCCGCGAGTTCGTAGGCGTAAAGCTGGGCGGCCAGTTTGAGGCCGTTGTCGAAACGTTTCGTTCCGTTGACCGTCAGTTCGGTCTGATTCAGATCAAGCGAGTCCTTGGTATCGCCGATGTAGTTATAATCAGGCGAGTAGGAAGCCGTGGAACTCAGGGAGCCGTGAATGGCGACACCACCCATGTCAACGGCGTGCGAGGAAAGTGCGGAGCACGCCGTGACAAGAAGGGCGATATGACGACGAGAGTTGCGATGAATAAGGGTTTTGTAGGGATGCATGGATAGTTGGGTCGCACTCCATAACGACCCACCTCCCGCGTTCTTTAACTTAACCCAATGATGCAAAGTTATCTCTAAATCGAAATCGATACGGACCGATATGCTTCCAATTCAAATCTCATGAAACTCGGAACCAAAATCGTGCTCATCGCCATCCTTGCCATCGTCACCAGCGTCGGTGCGGGGCTGTATGTTCAAAGTCACATCATCCATCGGCAAGGCATCGAGCTCACCCGCGAAACCATGCGGACTGCGGTGATCGAGGCCGAAAATGTTCGGCAGACTATTTCCAAGCTCGGCAACAGTGGCGCCTTCGACCGGCCAAAACTACTTGCCGATTACAAGAAGTCCGGCGACCTCGAAGGGTCGGCACTTTATCGGACGATTCCGGTCATCGCGGCCATCCACGCCATCGAAAAAATCGCCGCTGAAAACCAGTGGGAATTCCGCGTGCCGAAGCACCAGGCGCGCAACTCCCGCAACCTGCCCACTGCCGAGGAAGAACCCATCCTCACCTTGCTCGAGAGCGGCTCCACCGCTGAATACTTCACGGTCGACAAAGCGAAAAACCAGATGATTTTCGCCCGTCCGATCAAGCTCACCGCCGACTGCCTCGCGTGCCACGGTGACCCAAAAAACAGTCCCACCGGCGACGGCAAAGACATCCTTGGTTACGCGATGGAGAATTGGAAAGAGGGCGAGGTCCACGGTGCGTTCCTCCTCAAATCCAGTCTCAATCGCGTGGATCACGTCGCCCGGGCCGGCATGATGCAGACGCTCCTCTGGGTCCTTCCGATCGCCGTGGTGATCTCTGCCTGCACCACACTCTACACACGGCGCCGTATCATCGGTCCGCTGGAATCTTCCATCGAGGTCGTCAACTCAGCCAGCGCCCAGACGTCATCCGCCGCCCGCGAAATTTCCTCCGCCTCGCAACAACTCGCCGCCGGTGCCAGCCAGCAGGCCGCCTCCCTTGAGGAAACCCACGCCGCCATTGAGCAGATCTCGGGCATGACCGCGCAAAACGTCACCCACGCACAAAACACCCGCTCGCTCGCCGGCGAGACCCGCGCCGCCGCTGATAACGGCACCGCCGACATGCAGGCCATGAACCGTGCTATGGACGAGATCAAGGCCGCCTCTCTCGGCATCGCAAAAATCATCAAGACCATTGATGAAATCGCCTTCCAGACCAACATCCTCGCGCTCAACGCCGCCGTCGAGGCCGCGCGCGCAGGCGAGGCCGGCGCCGGTTTCTCCGTGGTCGCCGACGAGGTCCGCGCCCTCGCCCAGCGTTCCGCCACCGCTGCTCGCGAAACCGCCGCCAGCATCGCCGACTCCATCCAGAAGAGTGACCACGGCGTCAGCATGAGCGCCAAGGTCACCGTCGGCCTCACCGATATCGCCGAGAAAGCCCGGCGCATGGACACGCTCGTTGCCGCCATCGCCTCCGGTTCGTCCGAACAGCACGCCAGTATCGCGCAGGTCAACGGCGCCATCGGCGAAATCGACAAGGTCACCCAGGTCAACGCCTCCGCCTCCGAGGAAACCGCCGCCGCCGCCCAACAGCTCAACGCCCAGTCGATCGAGCTCAATGCAGCCGTCGTCAACCTCTCCCTGCTCATCTCCGGCGCCGCCAAATCTTAATCGGATCCGCCCTCAAGTCGCGCCGTTTCCACCCGATACCTAAACACCATGATTACCAAAAAGCTCCGCCGGCTGCTCCTCGTTGCATTAGCCCCGATCCCCGCCCTGCTTCCCGCCGCCACAGTCGAGGAACGCCTGCAGGAACTCGAAAACAAAGTCAGCTCGCTCTCCACTGAAAACACCGCCCTGCGCCAGCAACTCGGTGTGGATTCCGCCAAAGGTTCGCCCGTCTTCATCACGGCATTCGGCAAGGAAAAGTCGCTCGCCGTCGGCGGCTACCTGCAATTTCAGGGTGAGTTTGGCGATTCGCCTGACAGCCGTTTTCCCGCCGAGGACCGCCTGCTCATTCGTCGCGCCCGACTCGGCATCAAGGGATCGTTCGTTGAGAACGTTGATTTTGTCATGCAGGCCGAATTCGGCAGCGGCACCCTCTCGCCGTCCGCCGGCTATCGTGCGCAACTCTCCGACGTCTACGTCGTCTGGAACAAGTTCGAACAGGCCAACGTCACCCTCGGCCAATTCAAAACCCCCTACGGTTACGAACAGCTCGCCGCGGATACCAAGCTGCCGCTCATCGAGCGCTCCTTGCCCAGCGACAAGCTCACCCTTTCCCGCCAGATCGGCGCGATGGTGTCAGGCGACTTCCTCGACAAACGCCTTCACTACGCCACCGGCCTTTTCAACGGCACCGGGGTCAACACCAATACCAACGACAACGACTCCTTCACCTACGCCGGTCGCGTCAACGGCGTGCTCGTCAACAAATCCAAGTTCAAGCTCACCGCCGGCACCAACGTTTTCCAGACCCACGACACGGCCACGGCCCCCGGTTTCACCGGCAGTCGCAGCGGTCTCGGCTTCGACCTGCAGGCGGCCTCCGGTCCGCTTACGCTCGCCGCCGAATGGCTGCAAACCAGCTCCGATCCCGATGTCGGCGCGAAATCAAAGTCCGATGGTTGGTCCGCGCTCGCCGGCTACCAGATCATTCCGAAAAAACTCCAGGCCGTCGTGCGCTACGAGACCTTCGATCCCAAGGACACGGTGGCTGGTGACAGCAGCGATCTTTGGACCCTCGGCTTCAACTACTTTCTCAAGGGGGACGAGCTGAAGCTCAGCCTCAACTACCTCCTGGGTGATCCCGCCGGCCCGCTCTCCGACCAGGGCCGTCTCCTCGCCCGCGTCCAGGTCATTTTTTAACCAAACCCCGTCATCTCTGAATCCATGAAAATCCGCATCCTCCTTCTCTCCCTCGTGCTGGGCTCCGGCTTGCTGCACGCCGCCGATATCGACGCCGCCACCCAGGAAAAAATCCACGCCAAGGTCGCCGAGATCAAAGCCTGGGCATCCGACCCCGCCCTCGCCGGAGCTGTCGCCGCTCAAAACGCCTCGCTCCCCGCCGACTATGCCGCGATGACGCAGGACAAATGGAAATCCCTCACCGTGCTCGACCCGTTCGTGCGCTCCTTCTCCAAGAATCCCGCCGGCCTCTTTCTTAAGTCCAAGAAGGCCGACTGGGTGGCCGAGGCGTTCGTCTCCGATGCTCACGGACTGAAGGTCGCCTTTCTCTCCAAGCCTTCCGGCTGGATCCACGCCGGCAAGCCCAAGCACGACCAGCCCATGGCAGGCCATGACTGGCAGGGCGCCGTCGAGCTCGACGACTCCACCGGTCTCCAGCAGGTCCAGATCTCCGTGCCGGTCATTAAAGACGGCGCCGCGATCGGTGCGCTGGTCGTCGGAGTCGCCCTGTCCAAGCTGGAATAATCCCCCCATCCGCTTTGCGGAGTCCGCCTATGAAACGTTTCAGCCTGCCCCTTCAACTGGGTCTCTACATCGCCGCTTCCGTCCTGCTCACCCTCGCCGTGGCCGCCGGTTTGTATTCACTGGTTCGTTACACACAGAGGGACTCCGAAGGACACATCGACATCATCCGAACCAGCAAGGACAGCGCCTATCGCCTGCTCGAGGAATCCTCGCTGGCCCATGCCGCCCTCAACACCTCCCTGCGCATCAAGGACCCGGACGAACTTGAGTCGGCGCTTGCCAAACTCAAGACCGGCACCGAAGCGATCAACGCGCTCATCACCACCTTCGGTGAACCGGGAACTCCCTTAAAAACCGCCTACGGGCGGGAGACCGAGGCAGGGACCAAAAGCATCGGGTTTCTCCTCGCCGGTGAAAACGCCCGCGCGTTTGAAAACCTTCTGGAAGCGGTCAATCCCGCCCACGACAGTTTCCTCAGCGCGTTGAAGGCCTACAATGACCTCTGCGACGCCCGCGTGCGTGAGTCGGAAAACGAAGCCGCCGTCATGCTCGCCAGACGTCTCAAAATCGTCTTCAGCCTCTCTGCCGCCGGTCTGCTCATGATCATCGTGCTCGGCTGGTTTTTCCGCCGTCGCATCACCGCCCGGCTGCGCGTCGTCACCACCGAGATCGCCACCGCCGCCGATCTGGTGGCCAGCCATGCCAGCCGTGCCGCCGAGATGAGCGAGACCCTTTCCCGCGACGCCTGCAGCCAGGCCGCTTCCCTCGAGGAAACCAGCGCCTCGCTCAACGAGATCAGCAGCCTGTCGAAGGCCAACCACGAGCAGTCGCAGACCGCCGCCACCGTTGCCGCGGAAGCACGCTCCGCCGCCGAAGAAGGCACCCGCGAAATCGCCGCGCTCCAAATCGCCATGCGCGACATCGAGTCTTCCAGCGACGCCATCGGTAAAATTATCAAGGGCATCGACGAGATCGCCTTCCAGACCAACATCCTCGCCCTCAACGCCGCCGTCGAGGCCGCCCGCGCGGGTGAGGCCGGCGCAGGGTTTGCCGTCGTCGCCGACGAAGTGCGCGCCCTGGCCCAGCGCGCCGCCGCCGCCTCTCGCGACACCGCCGATCGTATCTCTGAATCCATCGAACGCAGCCGTCGCGGTGCCGCCCTCGGCAATCGCGCCGCCAAATGCCTCGAAACCATCGTCAGTCGCGCCGCCCAGGTCGACGATATCACCCGCCAGATTGCCACCGCCCTCAACGAACAGGATCAGGGTATTCATCAGGTGAATGCCGCCATCAGCCAGATCGACACCCTGACCCAGTCCGGAGCCGCCAACGCCGAGCAAGGCGCCGCCAGCGCGACCGAACTCCAAGGCCAGTCCGCAATCCTCGGCAAATCTGTCGTCACCCTCGAACAGCTCGCCGGCGTCTCGGCTGCGGCCACGACCTGATTCTTGGCGTGGCAGATGATTCTGCGCGAGGTTCTCACGCACGCTCCCGCCCGGCTTGAGCCTGTGCTCAGGTTCGCTCGGGGGTTGGACGTCAAACATTTCAGAATACACCATAAAACCATCACGATGCGCTCAACTTCTTAATCGACGCGACGAACATAAGGGCAAACCACACCGGGATAATGCAGTCGATTAGGCTGCTTTCCCAGGTGCCCACCTTATCATCATGAAAAACTGGACCATCGGAAAACGTATTATTGTCGGCGGGGGCACTCTCCTTGCCCTCTTGCTGATTGTCGCCGCCATCGGCTTCACCGGGCTTGAACGCATCCACACAAAAAGCATCGAATCGCTCAAGGAGGATGCGATCCCCGGCATCACCAACATCGCCGAAATCGCCACCAATACGCTGCGCGCCCATGTGCGCATGCTCACGGCGGGCACGGCGACGACTGTTGAAGCCCGCGAACAAAACCTGGCCACCATGGGCAAGCTTGCCACGGAGATTCAAGGCTTCCTTGAAACTTACGAAAAATACATAACCCAGGATGAGGACCGGAATAACTTTGAACTGCTCAAAAAGAAGCGTGAAGCCTACGTTCTGGAGCGCGCCCGCTACGTCGAACTGGTGCGTGCCGGCAAGCGTGACGAAGCCCACGCCTTCGCCGCGGAAGCGCTGGAGAAAACCTACGGAGAGTAT
This portion of the Rariglobus hedericola genome encodes:
- a CDS encoding methyl-accepting chemotaxis protein codes for the protein MSRSFSIGLKIAAAVSVFALGYTLTVTLGTIGDLHKEGELILLANEAVPGALEIREARFVFDAAVQNHQNAMLTGDADMLVSVKTAAAHTADLLKLAERHHIALDSGTEEVKTATDALQLFTEQAQPVFAAVAAKGAADAEVQKRIADFNSVVGKTVKALAALEQATVQELTNDLKSMKDESGRQRRLNFIVFGASLLVGGGAAFLIARYQVVRPVLRLSASLGQETEGVRSASAQFAQASISLATGASSSAAALETSSAALEEISSVTSANADRAEQARGLSSRARDAAEAGTTGMAELSGAMAAIRTASDNIAAILKTIDEIAFQTNILALNAAVEAARAGEAGAGFAVVADEVRALAQRSAAAARETAIKIEDAQKRSATGAELTGKVGVNLGEIVARVREVADIITEIAAASVEQRTGLGQVARSVSDLDKLTQQNAAMAEQTSASANELTRRTDAMRDVADSLDRVVRGGV
- a CDS encoding substrate-binding domain-containing protein, translated to MSRYFLFLALLLGMTAAARADDVAFIVNPQGADASLSADDLKAVLLGNKTKWDGGGLIKLAVLTAGPAHDSVMQTYAQRSADQFEKYWKKLVFTGKGFMPMQAADEAAMIEYVAKTPGALGYVSASAVTDRVKVLSIK
- a CDS encoding methyl-accepting chemotaxis protein, with translation MKRFSLPLQLGLYIAASVLLTLAVAAGLYSLVRYTQRDSEGHIDIIRTSKDSAYRLLEESSLAHAALNTSLRIKDPDELESALAKLKTGTEAINALITTFGEPGTPLKTAYGRETEAGTKSIGFLLAGENARAFENLLEAVNPAHDSFLSALKAYNDLCDARVRESENEAAVMLARRLKIVFSLSAAGLLMIIVLGWFFRRRITARLRVVTTEIATAADLVASHASRAAEMSETLSRDACSQAASLEETSASLNEISSLSKANHEQSQTAATVAAEARSAAEEGTREIAALQIAMRDIESSSDAIGKIIKGIDEIAFQTNILALNAAVEAARAGEAGAGFAVVADEVRALAQRAAAASRDTADRISESIERSRRGAALGNRAAKCLETIVSRAAQVDDITRQIATALNEQDQGIHQVNAAISQIDTLTQSGAANAEQGAASATELQGQSAILGKSVVTLEQLAGVSAAATT
- a CDS encoding methyl-accepting chemotaxis protein, translating into MKLGTKIVLIAILAIVTSVGAGLYVQSHIIHRQGIELTRETMRTAVIEAENVRQTISKLGNSGAFDRPKLLADYKKSGDLEGSALYRTIPVIAAIHAIEKIAAENQWEFRVPKHQARNSRNLPTAEEEPILTLLESGSTAEYFTVDKAKNQMIFARPIKLTADCLACHGDPKNSPTGDGKDILGYAMENWKEGEVHGAFLLKSSLNRVDHVARAGMMQTLLWVLPIAVVISACTTLYTRRRIIGPLESSIEVVNSASAQTSSAAREISSASQQLAAGASQQAASLEETHAAIEQISGMTAQNVTHAQNTRSLAGETRAAADNGTADMQAMNRAMDEIKAASLGIAKIIKTIDEIAFQTNILALNAAVEAARAGEAGAGFSVVADEVRALAQRSATAARETAASIADSIQKSDHGVSMSAKVTVGLTDIAEKARRMDTLVAAIASGSSEQHASIAQVNGAIGEIDKVTQVNASASEETAAAAQQLNAQSIELNAAVVNLSLLISGAAKS
- a CDS encoding porin translates to MITKKLRRLLLVALAPIPALLPAATVEERLQELENKVSSLSTENTALRQQLGVDSAKGSPVFITAFGKEKSLAVGGYLQFQGEFGDSPDSRFPAEDRLLIRRARLGIKGSFVENVDFVMQAEFGSGTLSPSAGYRAQLSDVYVVWNKFEQANVTLGQFKTPYGYEQLAADTKLPLIERSLPSDKLTLSRQIGAMVSGDFLDKRLHYATGLFNGTGVNTNTNDNDSFTYAGRVNGVLVNKSKFKLTAGTNVFQTHDTATAPGFTGSRSGLGFDLQAASGPLTLAAEWLQTSSDPDVGAKSKSDGWSALAGYQIIPKKLQAVVRYETFDPKDTVAGDSSDLWTLGFNYFLKGDELKLSLNYLLGDPAGPLSDQGRLLARVQVIF